DNA sequence from the Salvelinus alpinus chromosome 7, SLU_Salpinus.1, whole genome shotgun sequence genome:
ATTCAGATGGCTAAGCATTGAACCTGTACTGCTACTGTAGCGCAATTCCACCTCACACAGTTCGCATTTCACCACCTTCTCATTTAACTTTTCAAAGTATTGCCATACAGGACTTCGCTGCTGTCGCTTCCGTCTCACTCTGACATTTTTCCAACTTAACGACAATGACGTGCGGATCGCTTTATATCCATGGAAAATCATTTGAAAGACACTTCTCCCCCCTAGAAATGTTAAAGCATTgttgtattaggtatttgtttcatttttatttttcccTTTATGATCGGGagctgttagtggtagttttgtgACAACTGCACTGCAAATGTAATTTTGTGAGATTTTTTCCCTACAGTGTTTTTCGGTTAGAGATTTTTATTTTAACGATCCCAATTTCAGTTAAACGTTCACACCCTTAGTAGAGAGAAATGTTAAACGTTTGAAAAATGTAAACATGTCCTATAAGATCAGTGCCCCGCCTATACAATGGTGGGGGAAACAGTGCTAGCCTGTGCTTGTCACCTTGCCATGGATCTCTTCTTCATCTCCTTGGCTCGAACCCTCTTCCGGAGGTCCTCCAGTTTCCCACAAGGCTCCATCTGCAGGCCCAGCTCAGCCTCATCCTCGGGGGGGCTCACCACGTCGCAGAAGAAAAGCGAGACGTCAAACCCACCTGGCTTCATCAGATGCATCAGGTCTATCACCACacctgtgagtgagtgagagagtgagaaaatGTATCATACACTTCTACTGATAAACTATACATTTGCAGGACCAAGATGTATTTCAGGCCACTTTTCAAAACCCTCCACCTACAACCCAGTTACATCAAGGATGCCAAATGCCATAGAGGTACAACTATGAGTGTTCTATCTTTGAGAACTGCCCGTCCCCTTTCTCCAGACCCACCAGTCTCTTTAAGGTCACCGGCCTTGGTGCGGGCTAGGCGGTCACGCTCGCTGTCGCCCCTGTGTGGCGTGTCTCGGCAGGTAAAGATCATGAGGCGCTTGTGGGAGAGCCGCAACTTGACGTCGCTGTAGAGGTTGGAGCAGCACCACAGGGCCTCACCCAGGTTGGTCTTCCCACTGCCCATGGTCTCATCTGCCACCTGGGCACCGTTCTCCCCACGCAGCCCGTCCACATCCTTCACCCGACGGGcacctgagggagggagggagatggatgaAAGAATACGGAACAGGACAGAAGACAAGAGGGATGAGAGTGATGGGTGGAGGAGATAAGAGgtggatagacagagagataggtaAGGAAGAAGAGTAAAAACAAGCATATTGGAAatggagatacacagagagcatAATAACAAAAGTTAATTTGGCTTCCAGAAGACTCCAAAACCCTTTCAGAACATACACAGAAACTGCCAGCCAGGGAGACATACCAGGTGAGTCCAGGTCATGGTAAACATAGACATGCTTGAAAGTGTTCCTGGGGTTCTTGCTCTGTTCCGTCCCATAGAACACTAGAGCCACCAGGTCCTTGTCACTGCTGATGATCTTACTGGTATACACGCTGTGGACACACTGGGGAGGGAGAGTAACAagatacaatacattacaacacTGTCAGAGGGCTAAGCAGGAcaacagagagataaagagagggtgaGTGGGAAAGAGCCATGGGTCATGTCACTTTTCATGATTCTGAGAGTTCAGTAATATTGATCATGTCTGAgatagtgagagaaagagagtggcgGGGAAGGTGGTGAAGAAAAGACAGGAAACTGTAAGGGAAAGCAGAGAGTTCGAGACAGCTCAAGAGAAACAGATCTACCTGCATGGTCAAGTCAAATGGTGAGGGCTCTCCATCCTCCCCACTGATGAACATCTCCTTGGAAGCATCCACCAGAAACACCAGGCTGTCACGCCCTGTGCTCTTATAGTCCACTGGGGAGAGGGATTGCAATTACATCACAACATATACTAAACTCCATACAATTCAGTACTAATCCATTCAATCGCCATCAATGTttgtcctaccttcaaactcatccCCTTCTTCCCCGTCCACATCTTCATCCTCATTCTGGTAGTAGGCGTTCCACTCTGCCATGGTCCCCAACTAGGCTACACATGTACTGGAAGGCTCTGGCGGAGCCCTGAAAATGACATGACACGACACACAGGGAGAGGTCATTAAAAGTTTGTGAATTTTTTTCCCAAAAATTGTGGTTGTTATAAAACTCTGATTAGTTAGCTAATAGCATATATATTGTTTGAAGACGGATTTGTTTTGGAAGGAAGGGCATGATGACTTCAATGCTCAACTTCTTCCTGGCGGGTAAGTGTATTTTGGATAGCTAGTTTAGCCGACATTTATCGCCATAAAATAACAATACATTTTCCTTTAACATTTGCAGCAAAAAATAAAGCATACCTTGCGACCGAGTGTGTGGTGTTACGAATGTGTTTCGGAGTATAGCTAACGGCACGCTTTGTCTTGATGCAGGTGTTGATTTCATACCATATCTGCGTGCTCTGTTGTCACTTGAACGTGCAGTACTTTTTCtatgttgaaaaatatgttggtgTGTTCATGTAAAGCTAAAATTGCATAGCGCCACCTACTGTGTGATTGAAGTGGAGACGCATTGATTGCGCATTTATGAAACATACTGTATTGTCTAAATAATTGTCATATCAATTGTAAAGCTCACTTGAATAAACAGAAGATTTCTCAATTTTATGGATTTTTGCTTGTGTGACTCATTTAATAATATTTTATCAGCTGATAATGTACAGTAGGTCCCAGTCCCACTATATCCATTAATTGTCTGGTTTCTAAACTGTATGTATAAATTTGTATaggccatagaaatataatgaactgAACAGGGCTTGGAatctctaaccctggcaatttgactggtaaactcatgtgtacactcgcaatggctccTGGTACTGTGATAcaataatttccatggtaatgtagaatgttcattcataTGATGCTAACTGATGTgactcatgcaatggaatgtacTTTGTGTAATGTCAGTTGTCAGAATTTTGGATTTTCCTAAATCATTACAATAAGATTTCTTCAGTGATTACAATTGCACTagaattgtttttttgtttgtttcagtaTTTTCTTGTTAATACCTGCGTTCTGTTTTGTATGATGTAAGAATGTAAATTGTtgatctgtattttgaatttaaaaaatatgtatatatattttttttattattaaaaaatggcAGTTgattcaacaaatcacagcacagatgGGTACACGTCTTGcatttacttcctgctttgctgTTTATGGGTACGCTCGTAATCGCCGCTTGTCCACCcgttatgccatcattgacttgagtGGGGACCACCGTTttattcagtatatatatatattttttttttattaacaacaaatcaatacagaaagtacataagggaacacaagtataaagtggggcaaaaaagtattttttcagccaccaattgtgcaagttctcccacttaaaaagatgagagaggcctgtaattttcattataggtacacttcaactatgacagacaaaatgaggaaaaaaaatccagaaaatcacattgtaggatttttaatgaatttatttgcaaattatggtggaaaataggtatttggtcaataacaaaagtttatctcaatactttgttatataccctttgttggcaatgacagaggtcaaacgttttctgtaagtcttcacaaggttttcacacactgttgctggtattttggcccattcctccatgcagatctcctctagagcagtgatgttttggggctgttgctgggcaacacggactttcaactccctccaaagattttctatggggttgagatctggagactggctaggccactccaggaccttgaaatgcttcttacgaagccactccttcgttgcccgggcagtgtgtttgggatcattgtcatgatgaaagacccaaccacgtttcatcttcaatgcccttgctgatggaaggaggttttcactcaaaatctcacgatacatggccccattcattctgtcctttacacggatcagtcgtcctggtccctttgcagaaaaacagccccaaagcatgatgtttccacccccatgcttcacagtaggtatggtgttctttggatgcaactcagcattctttgtcctccaaacacgacgagttgagtttttaccaaaaagttctattttggtttcatctgaccatatgacattctcccaatcttcttctggatcatccaaatgctctctagcaaacttcagacgggcctggacatgtactggcttaagcagggggacacgtctggcactgcaggatttgagtccctggcggcgtagtgtgttactgatggtaggctttgttactttggtcccagctctctgcaggtcattcactaggtccccccgtgtggttctgggattgttgctcaccgttcttgtgatcattttgaccccacggggtgagatcttgcgtggagccccagatcgagggagattatcagtggtcttgtatgtcttccatttcctaataattgctcccacagttgatttcttcaaaccaagctgcttacctattgcagattcagtcttcccagcctggtgcaggtctacaattttgtttctggtgtcctttgacagctctttggtcttggccatagtggagtttggagtgtgactgtttgaggttgtggacaggtgtcttttatactgataacaagttcaaacgggtgccattaatacaggtaacgagtggaggacagaggagcctcttaaagaagaagttacaggtctgtgagagccagaaatcttgcttgtttgtaggtgaccaaatacttattttccaccataatttgcaaataaattcattaaaaatcctacaatgtgattttctggattttttttcctcattttgtctgtcatagttgaagtgtacctataatgaaaattacaggcctctctcatctttttaagtgggagaacttgcacaattggtggctgactaaatacttttttgccccactgtatatagattatatataatggacaatcgagctagggggtacaatatcacattacaattacacaaggaccttaagggacatacatacacttacaattctaacagcttttttgttagtagagtatttaatagtcttaaaatacagttcaatttctttttgtagggtaagaaaatttgtttttttgttagtaaatttacatttgtgtatatgaaatttggccaaaagaataatgaaattaattacataaaaatgtttcagcttatttttatcgtatgtaaagaatccaagcagtacatctctccacaatagtgtaaaatcttcataaatgtgttcaattataaatctactgatgtcttgccacagttttcttacgtgtatacaatgccaaaaaagatgcaacactgtttctggatggtcattacaaaaggagcaatttgagttgatgttttccttaaacttcttcatatagtggttggcaggataatatttatgaataattgtAAAGGAAACCTCCTTATCTTCAGTATATTTTTGGTATTCATAGGTTGCGCCTCCGTCACTCGGTCGCGTCATGCCATTGTTATGAACGTTCTCAAGCCGCCCTCTATCGGCGGTGCCATAGTGGTGATAAACGACAGTGACACAGAAACAACTGATTAGCATGCTAGCTGTTAGGTGATGTCTTACTATGGTCGTGAATTTGCCTAAATTATTAGATAGTCGTAATTCAGCTGCCTTTTTATTTTGCCCAACATACGCCATTTCGGGACGATTTGTGTTTTGCCATTTTAGGCCAAGCGGAACCAGAACGAGCTAACGTTACTGTAGCCAGCTCGTAAACATTGGAGACAAAACAACACTAAAAAACCTGATTTAACAACAAGCTGAAATATGGATCAAAATTACACCTTGTATCCTGTTAAACTGTACGTTTACGACCTGTCTAACGGAATGGCTCGCCAGTTGAGCCCCCTCATGCTAGGTAAGATGCTAGTTAGTTATCTTTGGTTGTACTATTTtgtaaatgttgtttttttgttaacAATAATAAATCAATACAAATGTACACGGGGAACACAAGTAcgcttaagcaataaggcatgagggggtgtagtatatggccaacattgatgtgaatgggggtgtgtttgGCCCTTctgttcctgtagtccatgatcagctccttttgtcttgctcacgttaaGGGACTGACccccctccctataggctgtcttgtcggtaatcaggcctaccactgttgtcatcagcaaacttaatgatggtgttggagtcgtgcttggccacgcagtcgtgggtgaacagggagtacaggaggggactaagcacgcacccctgagtggccctcgtgttgaagatcagcgtggcagatgtgttgttgcctacccttaccacctgggggtggcccgtcaggaagtccagggtccagttgcagagggaggtgtttagtcccagggtccttagcttagtgatgagctttgtgggcactatggtgttgaacgctgttctgtagtcaatgaacagcattctcacataggtgttcctttgtcctagtgggaaagggcagtgtggagtgcgattgagattgcgtcatctgtggatctgttgtggtaCGTGAAttcgagtgggtctagggtttctgggatgatggtgctgTGAGCCATAaccgcctttcaaagcacttcatggctaccgatgtgagtgctacggggcggtggtcatttaggcaggttacctttgcattcttgggtaccgggactatggtggtctgcttaaaacatgtagtTATTACAGATTTGGTctgggaaaggttgaaaatgtcagtgaagacacttgccagttggtccatgcATGGCCTGAGTACACTTCctgataatccgtctggccccgcggtcttgtgaatgttgacctgtttaaaggtcatactcacatcggctacagagagcggaacagctggtgctctcatgcatgcttcaatgttgcttgcctcaaTACGAGCATGAAAGGCATTTAGTTTGTCTGATATGTTCACGTCattgggcagctcgtggctggatttccctttgtagtccgtaatagtttgtaagccctgccacatccgacgagtgtcagaagcagtgtagtaggattcaatctcagtcctgtattgacgctttgcctgtttgatggttcgtctgagggcatagcgggatttcttataagcaaaaaagtgttaaaaaaatctaaatatattttatatttaagattcttcaatgtagccaccctttgccttgatgacagctttgcacactctttgcattctcaaaaccagcttcacctggaatgcttttccaacagtcgtgaaggagttcccacatatgctgagcacttgttggctgcttttccttcactctgcgggccAAGTCATCCCCAAAAAAgtagggacgtggatcagaaaatcattaagtatctagtgtgaccaccatttgtctcatgcagcgcgacagatctcctttgcatagagttgatcaggctgttgattgtggcctataGAATGGCCTCCCACTCctattcaatggctgtgcgaagttgctggatatttgcgggaactggaacacgctgtcgtacacgtctatCCAGAGCATCCtacacatgctcaatgggtgacatgtctggtgagaatgcaggccatggaagaactggtatattttcagcttccaggaattgtgtacagatccttgcgacatgaggccgtacattatcatgctgaaacatgaggtgatggcggcggattaaTGGCACGACTAAGGGCCTCAGTATCTtgccacggtatctctgtgcattcaaattgtcatcgataaaatacaattgtgtttgttgtagcttatacctgcccgtaccataaccccacaaccaccatggggcactctgttcacattaacatcagcaaaccgctcgcccacacatctgccatctgcctggtacagttgaaacccgaattcatctgtgaagagcacacttctccagcgtgccaatgGCCATCGAAGTTGAGCACTTGCccgctgaagtcggttacgatgcggAACTTCAGACAGGTCAAGAGCCTGGTGAAGACAACGAGCATGcaaatgagcttccctgagacagtttctgacagttaatgctgaaattctttggttgtgcaaacctacagttttatcagctgtccgggtggctgatctttgacgatcctgcaggtgaagaagccagatgtggaggtcctgggctggcgtggttatatAACTTCTATTCCAACCAAAGCTTGTATATACaaggaataaaaatataaatgcaacatgtaaagtgttagtcccatgtttcatgagctgaaataaaaggttctgcggttctgaggccggttggacgtactgccaaattctctaaaacgtctTTGGTAGAGAAATTTTAATGtaattctctggaaacagctctggtggacatacctgcagtcatcatgccaattgcacgctccctcaactttagacatctgtggcattgtgttgtgggacaactgcacattttagtggccttttactgtcctcagcacaaggtgcacctgtgtaatgatcatgctgtttaatcaacttcttgatatgccacacctgtcaggcggatggattatcttggcaaaggagaaatgctcactaacatggatgtaaaacaaatttgtgcaccaaatttgagagaaataagctttttgtgagcaTGGTAAATGTGTGtgaccttttatttcagctcatgaaacatgggaccaacactttacatgttgcatttatatttttattccttGTATATACAAGCTTTGGTTGGAATAGAAGTTTTATTATCTGCGGAAATTGATGCCACACTGAACAAGGAGCAAATATCTTTGGTGATGGGAGAGCTGGGACTCTAAAAACACGGCACTTCGATACAAGTGACTATTTGTAGCAGGGATGAGGAGAGACTGAGAATGCAATTTAGGCCCATGGGCTGAACTTATTATTTACTCCTAGCTCTCATTCACAAAATTAACATATAAACTATTTTCTTCTATTCACAGGGAAACAGCTTGATGGAATATGGTGAGTAAATTATGTATTCTTTGATTTAAGTTCTTATTTTTTGTAAGGACAAAGCTCAAGTTTATGTACACCTATCATTTCATAACTGGATGTTGTAAAATATGTTGAGTATTCTCTACATGAATGTCATGATAGGGATATTTTTCCCCCCAGTGTTTTTAAGTCTGTTAATTGAGAATCACGCTTTATGTGAAACGAAACAGTAACATATTCCTCTCAGGCACACTGCTATTGTTGTCCATGGAGAGGAGTTCTTCTATGGGGGAGAGGGCATCGCAAACTGCCCACCTGTAAGACAACGTTTTATTCTATTCCTTCCTACAATTAACTAGACCTGAGTTGTCTACAGAAGTCTTAAGTTAGAGTTACACCAAACATAGATGTTGTGATACTCAACAAATCCTGGGGCAGTAAAAGCTGCAAATACAGGGCCATTGGAGGACAACTGAGCAAGCAGGGGACATGACTAAGCTGTTTGAGTGTTTCAGGGTGGGACGTCCCTGGGAGAACCCAACTCCATAATAGACCTGGGCATCACAGAAGTGACTGAGGAAATCTTTATGGAGTACCTGTCTACACTGGGAGAGTCCACGTACAGGTGAGGCTGAGGCACCTGGTGTATCTTAACTCCACTgggatatgtgtgtatgtatgtacagtgcctttgcaaagtattcagaccccttgactttttccacgttttgttacgttacagcctcattctaaaatggattaaacccttctttttttttactcagcaaactacacacaataccccatgatgacaaagcaagaataggtttttagaaatatttgctaatttattaaaaataaaaactgaaataccttatttacataagggaaagggggatacatagtcagttgtccaactgaatgtattcaactgaaatgtcttccgcatttaacccaacccctctgaataagtattcagacccttcgctatgagactcgcaattgagctcagatgcatcctgtttccattgatcatccttgagatgtttctacaacttgattgaagtccacctgtggtaaatttgattgattggacatgatttggaaaggcacacacctgtctatataaggtcacagtgcatgtcagctcaaaaaccaagccatgaggtcgaaggaattgtccgtagaggtccgagacaggattgtgtcgaggcacagatctggggaagggtaccaaaacatttctgcagcattgaaggtccccaagaacacagtgacctccatcattcttaaatggaagaagtttggaaccaccaagaatcttcctagagctggccgcccggccaaactgagcaatcgggggagaagggccttggtcatggaggtgtgtaaatatgggagaaccttccagaaggacaactatctctgcagcactccaccaatcaggcctttatggtagagtggcaagacggaagccactcctcagtaaaaggcacatgacagcccacttggtgttttccaaaagtcacctaaaggactcagaccatgagaaacaagattatctggtcaaatgaaaccaagattgaactctttggcttgaatgccaagtgtcacgtctggaggaaacctggcaccatccctacggtgaagcatggtggtgttagcatcatgctgtgtggatgtttttcagcggaagggactgggagactagtcaggatctaggcaaagatgaacggcgtaaaagtacagagagattcttgatgaaaacctgctccagagcgctcaggacatccgactggggcgaaagttcaccttccaacaggacgacaaccctaagcacacagccaagacaacgcaggagtgactttgggaaaagtctctgaatgtccttgagtggcccagccagagcccggacttgaacccgatctaacatctctggagagacctgaaaatagctgtgcagcaacacttgagaggatctgcagagaagaatgggaaaacttcccaaatacaggtgtgccaagcttgtagcgtcatacccaagaagactggaggctgtaattgctgccaaaggtgcttcaacaaagtactgagtaaagggtctgaatacttagataaatgtgatattttatttgtttatttttaatacatttgcaaaataaattaacctgtttttgctttgtcattatggggtattgtgtgtagattgagagaaggaaaaaaaacaatttaatcaatttttgaataaggctgtaattaacaatgtgggaaaagtcaagaggtctgaatactttctgaatgcactgtatgtgtgtactgtaggtatgtaTAGATGGAGATGTGCAGTTGGATACCGACGAGATCTTTTTATCTCTCTCGAGCGCTCTCCCTCACTGTATCCACACTATATTTACTCTGTCCCTATCTTTGCTTCTTTCTCTCATTCACTGTCTTTCTACctactcacccccccccccccccctctctctctcacacactgtagGGGGAACCAGTACCATCTGTTTGAGTGGAACTGTAACACGTTCAGTAACGAAGTGGCCCAGTTCCTCACCGGCAGCAAGATCCCTGCCCACATCACAGACCTGCCGGCTGAAGTGCTGTCCACGtgagttacccctctcttccctccctcgtCTCTCTAGCAACAAGAACCTATTGTCAGACATAATGAGTGTAGTGTGGGAGCGTGGCACAACGACAGTGCTGCAGTCTTCCAAGCACATATTGTCCATGAGCGACATTGGTATGAATTCCAGGCCTGACACCTTTGTGCGGGTTCTCCTCTACCTGTCCCCCTATATATCCTCAACCTGTCCCCCTATATATCCTCAACCTGTCCCCCTATATATCCTCAACCTGTCCCCCTATATATCCTCAACCTGTCCCCCTATATATCCTCTACCTGTCCCCCTATATCTCCTCTACCTGTCCCCCTAtatctcctcttcctgtccacCTATATCTCCTCTACCTGTCCCCCTATATCTCCTCTACCTGTCCCCCTATATCTCCTCTACCTGTCCCCCTATATCTACTCTACCTGCCCCCCTATATGTACTCTACCTGCCCCCCTATATCTCCTCTACCTGTCCCCCTATATCTCCTCTACCTGCCCCCCTATATCTCCTCTACCTGTCCCCCTATATCTACGTTCAATGCTGTCTGAATAAAGAATAAAATACATAAGGATGACAAGTCTCCATTCACATATTGAGTCTGTTCCTGGAAAAAcactaatacagttgaagtcggaagtttacatacaccttagccaaatacatttaaactcagtttttccc
Encoded proteins:
- the LOC139580162 gene encoding desumoylating isopeptidase 1-like, with protein sequence MDQNYTLYPVKLYVYDLSNGMARQLSPLMLGKQLDGIWHTAIVVHGEEFFYGGEGIANCPPGGTSLGEPNSIIDLGITEVTEEIFMEYLSTLGESTYRGNQYHLFEWNCNTFSNEVAQFLTGSKIPAHITDLPAEVLSTPFGQALRPLLDSINIAPQGGNTFNGHYGQR